TACGCTGTAGAAGAACTTACCGCAATCACCGGCCAGAAAGCCGTTGGTACAATTTCCAAGAAAGACGAAGCTGCATTCAAACTTCGTAAAGGAATGCCGGTAGGAGCCAGAGTTACCCTTAGAGCTGATAAAATGTATGAGTTCTTAGACAGACTTACTTCTTCAGCCCTGCCACGTATCAGAGATTTCAACGGTATCAAAGCTGATGGTTTCGATGGTAGAGGAAACTACAACCTCGGGATCACCGAGCAGATTATCTTCCCAGAGATCGTAATCGACAAAGTGAAAAAAATCCAAGGGATGGACATCACTTTCGTTACCACTGCGAAGACTGACAAAGAAGCAAAATCATTATTAACCCACTTCGGTTTACCGTTCAAAAAGAACTAAGAAATGGCTAAAGAATCAATGAAAGCGCGTGAGCGCAAAAGAGAAGCTACCGTAGCGAAATATGCTGAGAAAAGAAAAGCTTTGAAAGAAGCCGGAGATTATGAAGCATTACAGAAGCTGCCAAAAGACGCTTCACCCGTAAGACTGCACAACAGATGTAAACTTACCGGGAGACCAAGAGGTTACATGAGAACCTTCGGAATCTCCAGAGTAATGTTCCGTGAGATGGCTAACCAAGGCCTCATCCCAGGAGTTAAAAAAGCAAGTTGGTAACAATTTAGAACAATCGAGACAGTAAAGTTGATTGTTAGAATCAAGAGCCAAGAATCAGGAGCCAAGATGTAAGTTTTGAATCTTGTGTCTCGGTTCTTGAATCTCTTTCAAAACTAACTGTCATAAACCAATAATTAAAATAGAAAAATGGTAACAGATCCAATTTCAGATTTCCTAACCAGAGTAAGGAACGCACAAAGCGCAGGCCACAAAGTGGTGGATATTCCTGCATCGAAAATCAAAAAGGAGATTACAAAAATTTTATTTGAACAAGGCTACATCCTGAACTATAAGTTCGAGGACAGCGCTGTTCAGGGAAACATCAAAATCGCTTTAAAGTACGACAAACAAACCAATAAGCCTGCCATCAAAAGCATCCAGCGTGCATCAAGACCAGGTCTTCGCCAGTACAAAGGTTCCGAGGAACTGCCAAGAGTATTGAATGGTTTGGGCGTGGCTATCATCTCTACTTCAAAAGGAGTAATGACTGATAAAAAAGCTAGACAAGAAAAAGTTGGTGGAGAAGTAATCTGCTATGTTTATTAATTTTTAATCAAAGGAAAATGTCAAGAATTGGTAAAGCAATTATAGAAATTCCCGCTAATGTTACCGTTACTGAAAAAGATGGTCTGGTAACTGTGAAAGGCCCGAAAGGCGAACTTACACAGCAGTTAGCCGAAGGAATTACGCTAAAACAAGAAGACGGCGTGCTAACACTGGACCGTGCATCTGAATCTAAACAGCACAAAGCATTACATGGTCTGAACAGAGCGTTGATCAATAACATGGTGCAAGGTACTGCCGAAGGGTGGACCAAAAAACTCGAACTTGTTGGGGTAGGTTACAGAGCCTCCAACCAAGGTAACAGGTTAGAGCTGGCTTTAGGTTTCTCTCACGCTATCGTGATGGACCTTCCAAAGGAAATCATCGTAGAAACTTTATCTGAAAAAGGTAAAAACCCTATTATTACTTTAACTTCGCACGACAAGCAACTTCTCGGTATGGTTGCGGCAAAGATCAGGTCTTTCCGTAAGCCAGAGCCTTACAAAGGAAAAGGAGTTCGTTTCGTTGGGGAAATTGTTAGACGTAAAGCTGGTAAATCTGCTTAATTTTAAAACTTAAGAAAATGGCACTTAGCAAAGTAGAAAAAAGAAATAGAATTAAAAGAAGAGTAAGAGGGAAAATCTCCGGCTCTTCAGAATTACCACGTCTGTCTGTTTACAAAAGTAATAAAGAAATTTACGCACAGATCATCGACGATAAAGAAGGTAAAACCTTAGTTTCAGCTTCATCAAGAAGCCTGAACGCTACAGGGACAAAAGTAGAGATCTCTGCAGAAGTTGGCAAAGCGATCGCTGAAAAAGCCAAAGCTGCAGGAATTGAAAATATAGTGTTCGACAGAAACGGTTTCGTATACCACGGTAGAGTGAAAGCCCTAGCGGACGGAGCCAGAGAAGGCGGATTGAAATTCTAATCAATAAATTTCGGATAATATGTTAGGACTAGATAATATAGAAAAAGTAAAACCGGGAGGATTAGAACTTAAAGATCGTCTCGTAGCTGTGAACAGAGTAACCAAAGTAACCAAAGGGGGCCGTGCCTTCGGATTTTCTGCCATCGTGGTAGTAGGTGACGAAGCAGGTACCGTAGGTTTCGGACTTGGTAAATCTAAGGAAGTTGCTTCTGCAATCGCTAAAGCGGTAGAAGATGCAAAGAAAAACTTAGTAAAAGTTCCGGTTATCAACCATACAATCCCTCACCAGTCTTCAGCAAGATACGGTGGTGCAGATATCTTCCTTCGTCCAGCTTCTCACGGTACCGGGCTTATCGCCGGTGGTGCTGTAAGAGCGGTATTGGAGTCTGCAGGGGTACACGATATCCTTTCAAAATCTAAAGGTTCATCCAACCCGCACAACGTAGTGAAAGCTACCTTTAAAGCTTTGTTGGACATCAGAAGGCCGGAAGATATCGCTAAACTGAGAGGTG
This DNA window, taken from Chryseobacterium sp. 6424, encodes the following:
- the rplE gene encoding 50S ribosomal protein L5; the protein is MEYTVRPKKIYKEKIVPAMMEEFGYKSVMQVPKLEKIVLSQGLGAATADKKIVDYAVEELTAITGQKAVGTISKKDEAAFKLRKGMPVGARVTLRADKMYEFLDRLTSSALPRIRDFNGIKADGFDGRGNYNLGITEQIIFPEIVIDKVKKIQGMDITFVTTAKTDKEAKSLLTHFGLPFKKN
- the rpsH gene encoding 30S ribosomal protein S8, which produces MVTDPISDFLTRVRNAQSAGHKVVDIPASKIKKEITKILFEQGYILNYKFEDSAVQGNIKIALKYDKQTNKPAIKSIQRASRPGLRQYKGSEELPRVLNGLGVAIISTSKGVMTDKKARQEKVGGEVICYVY
- the rpsE gene encoding 30S ribosomal protein S5; this encodes MLGLDNIEKVKPGGLELKDRLVAVNRVTKVTKGGRAFGFSAIVVVGDEAGTVGFGLGKSKEVASAIAKAVEDAKKNLVKVPVINHTIPHQSSARYGGADIFLRPASHGTGLIAGGAVRAVLESAGVHDILSKSKGSSNPHNVVKATFKALLDIRRPEDIAKLRGVSLSKVFNG
- the rplR gene encoding 50S ribosomal protein L18 translates to MALSKVEKRNRIKRRVRGKISGSSELPRLSVYKSNKEIYAQIIDDKEGKTLVSASSRSLNATGTKVEISAEVGKAIAEKAKAAGIENIVFDRNGFVYHGRVKALADGAREGGLKF
- the rpsN gene encoding 30S ribosomal protein S14, with translation MAKESMKARERKREATVAKYAEKRKALKEAGDYEALQKLPKDASPVRLHNRCKLTGRPRGYMRTFGISRVMFREMANQGLIPGVKKASW
- the rplF gene encoding 50S ribosomal protein L6, whose amino-acid sequence is MSRIGKAIIEIPANVTVTEKDGLVTVKGPKGELTQQLAEGITLKQEDGVLTLDRASESKQHKALHGLNRALINNMVQGTAEGWTKKLELVGVGYRASNQGNRLELALGFSHAIVMDLPKEIIVETLSEKGKNPIITLTSHDKQLLGMVAAKIRSFRKPEPYKGKGVRFVGEIVRRKAGKSA